The Myxocyprinus asiaticus isolate MX2 ecotype Aquarium Trade chromosome 39, UBuf_Myxa_2, whole genome shotgun sequence genome window below encodes:
- the LOC127429644 gene encoding NXPE family member 3-like produces the protein MRVVWSYLCNEKKKPSPASFLCQHIPILHNSTNTTDSLDKYSNLQQALYWAEPDRSVTHVSLSTSPVHSTFIIHDLRESYQIGEELFVSVHARDFNNKPKRYGGDFFQAKLFSSATKASVFGEVVDLNNGSYSVRFFLPWVGEAQVAIRLIHSSEAVQVLRCHRDTDSDRVFFNGYYEGPEPNGIRLSEEVKCNVKWDKNGLERMGTGDCCCEYKDPRTGETWRCQKPKSLPCNALVYHSMGRYINRLTKEEKMLMKHTNKYINGEKSIIKILPSIAFESIDVNEKCHPGLPTPIPAGFYLYDVWTSFVCRTHHFTTQMTTQCLKDKHIHMMGDSTLRQWFEFLVEAVPTLKQMNLHVQYQAGPLIAVDVENNIVLHWRAHGVPLRCLETSVVNLHYISNEIDDLAGGSHTVIVFNLGPHTYPLDIFIRRVLRIGISVLALLQRAPDTIIIIKTVNTGYKDVFGSDWYSLQLDRILRWAFQDVSVYILDVWQMTACHYSKEDIHPGPIIIKNEIDIFLSFICPE, from the exons atgagg GTTGTATGGTCTTATTTGTGTAATGAAAAGAAGAAACCATCTCCAGCCAGTTTTTTGTGTCAGCACATTCCAATCCTCCACAACTCTACAAACACCACAGACAGTTTAGACAAGTACTCCAATTTACAGCAGGCTCTCTACTGGGCTGAACCAGACAGATCTGTCACACATGTGTCCCTCAGTACTAGTCCAGTCCACTCCACATTCATCATCCATGACCTGAGAGAGAGCTACCAAATAGGGGAGGAGCTTTTTGTTAGTGTGCATGCGAGGGATTTTAACAACAAACCCAAACGTTATGGAGGGGACTTCTTTCAAGCCAAGCTGTTCTCGTCTGCAACTAAG GCCAGTGTGTTTGGGGAGGTGGTGGACCTGAACAATGGTTCCTACTCTGTGCGTTTCTTCCTGCCATGGGTTGGTGAGGCACAGGTGGCTATACGTCTTATCCACTCCAGTGAAGCTGTGCAGGTCCTGAGGTGTCACAGAGACACTGACTCTGACAGAGTGTTTTTCAATGGATATTATGAGGGGCCAGAACCAAATGGGATCAGGCTGAGTGAGGAAGTGAAGTGTAATGTGAAGTGGGACAAGAATGGACTGGAGAGGATGGGAACTGGAGACTGCTGCTGTGAATACAAGGATCCCCGTACTGGAGAAACATGGCGCTGCCAGAAACCCAAATCCCTGCCATGCAATGCCCTTGTGTACCACTCTATGGGCAGGTATATCAACCGCCTGACTAAAGAAGAGAAGATGCTTAT GAAGCACACCAACAAATATATCAATGGTGAAAAGAGCATCATCAAAATTCTTCCTTCCATTGCATTTGAAAGTATTG ATGTAAATGAGAAATGCCATCCTGGTTTGCCAACACCAATTCCAGCTGGCTTTTATCTGTATGATGTGTGGACGTCCTTTGTCTGTAGAACCCATCATTTTACAACCCAAATGACAACACAGTGCCTGAAAGACAAACACATCCACATGATGGGAGACTCTACTCTGAGACAGTGGTTTGAATTCTTGGTGGAAGCAGTACCAA CCCTGAAGcagatgaatctgcatgttcaaTATCAGGCAGGGCCACTCATAGCAGTAGATGTGGAGAACAACATTGTCTTACATTGGAGGGCTCACGGTGTTCCTCTGCGGTGTCTAGAAACATCAGTGGTGAATCTGCACTACATCAGTAATGAGATTGATGACCTGGCTGGAGGATCCCACACTGTCATTGTGTTTAATCTGGGGCCCCACACATACCCTCTGGATATTTTCATCCGTAGAGTGTTGAGGATTGGCATATCTGTACTGGCATTGTTACAACGGGCACCAGACACTATCATCATAATAAAGACTGTCAACACTGGCTATAAG GATGTGTTTGGCAGTGACTGGTATTCCTTACAGTTGGACAGAATTCTACGATGGGCTTTTCAGGATGTtagtgtttacattttagatgtgTGGCAAATGACAGCCTGTCACTACAGCAAAGAGGACATTCATCCAGGCCCAATCAtcatcaaaaatgaa